Proteins encoded in a region of the Panicum hallii strain FIL2 chromosome 3, PHallii_v3.1, whole genome shotgun sequence genome:
- the LOC112887563 gene encoding polyol transporter 5-like encodes MMKKEEDLESPLLSNGEPAPADSEGSAYPLFCALLASLTSIIFGYNRGVMSGAQKFVQEDLGVTDGQLELLIGATSVYSLVGSLAAGWTCDRAGRRRAVALSAAMFLAGSAVTAAANGYAALMAGQLVAGVACGFGLVVAPVYIAEIAPASSRGFLSSIPEIASNSGILLSYIADLALAGLPTTLSWRLMIGIGAVPPLFLAAAAVLAMPETPRWLVLHGRPDEARRVLARIAGDDGDRRLQEIVASVREASSKSAGGSPAGVWSEILVRPTPAVRRVMVAILGLQVFQQACGVAAMVLYAPRVFSHVGITSDRAVLGATVLLGAVKTVAIVVPLFLADRLGRRPMLLASAGGMAASLLVLGLSVRAAATWWAAAACVAAAAAFMAAFSLGFGPVIWMYASEILPLRLRAQGTGIGTALNRVMSAVVGMTFISMYEAVGMAGTFYIFASLTAGAWVFVYACLPETKGRSLEEIEELFDTTGAIKPSPRATLS; translated from the exons atgaTGAAGAAGGAAGAGGACCTCGAGTCGCCGCTGCTGTCCAACGGCGAGCCGGCGCCGGCGGACTCCGAGGGCAGCGCGTACCCGCTCTTCTGCGCCCTCCTCGCCTCCCTCACCTCCATCATCTTCGGCTACA ACCGCGGCGTGATGAGCGGGGCGCAGAAGTTCGTGCAGGAGGACCTGGGCGTCACCGACGGGCAGCTGGAGTTGCTCATCGGCGCCACCAGCGTCTACTCCCTCGTCGGCTCGCTGGCGGCGGGGTGGACCTGCGACCGCGCGGGCCGGCGCCGCGCCGTCGCGCTCTCCGCGGCCATGTTCCTGGCGGGCTCcgccgtcaccgccgccgccaacgGGTACGCCGCGCTCATGGCGGGGcagctcgtcgccggcgtcgcCTGCGGGTTCGGACTCGTCGTCGCGCCCGTCTACATCGCCGAGATcgcgccggcgagctcgcgTGGGTTCCTCTCCTCCATCCCCGAG ATCGCCAGCAACTCGGGCATCCTGCTCAGCTACATCGCCGACTTGGCGCTCGCGGGCCTCCCCACGACGCTCAGCTGGCGCCTCATGATCGGCATCGGCGCCGTCCCGCCGCTGTTCCTCGCGGCCGCCGCGGTGCTCGCCATGCCGGAGACCCCGCGCTGGCTGGTCCTCCACGGCCGCCCCGACGAGGCCCGGCGCGTGCTGGCGCGCATCGCGGGGGACGACGGCGACCGCCGGCTCCAGGAGATCGTGGCCTCCGTCCGGGAGGCGTCGTCCAAGAGCGCCGGCGGGTCGCCGGCGGGCGTGTGGAGCGAGATCCTGGTCCGCCCCACGCCGGCCGTGCGGCGCGTGATGGTGGCCATCCTCGGCCTGCAGGTGTTCCAGCAGGCGTGCGGCGTGGCGGCGATGGTCCTGTACGCGCCGCGGGTGTTCAGCCACGTCGGCATCACCTCCGACCGCGCGGTGCTCGGCGCCACGGTCCTCCTCGGCGCCGTCAAGACGGTGGCCATCGTGGTCCCGCTCTTCCTCGCcgaccgcctcggccgccgtccGATGCTGCTCGCCAGCGCGGGGGGCATGGCCGCGTCACTTCTGGTCCTCGGGCTCTCGGTGCGCGCGGCGGCCacgtggtgggcggcggcggcgtgcgtggcggcggcggcggcgttcatGGCGGCATTCTCCCTGGGTTTCGGGCCGGTGATCTGGATGTACGCGTCGGAGATCCTGCCGCTGCGGCTGCGCGCGCAGGGCACCGGCATCGGGACGGCGCTGAACCGTGTGATGAGCGCAGTGGTGGGGATGACCTTCATCTCGATGTACGAGGCGGTCGGCATGGCCGGGACCTTCTACATCTTCGCGTCGCTCACGGCGGGGGCGTGGGTGTTCGTCTACGCGTGCCTGCCGGAGACTAAAGGGAGGAGCCTCGAGGAGATAGAGGAGCTCTTCGACACCACCGGTGCCATCAAGCCCTCGCCACGGGCGACGCTCTCGTGA